One part of the Arachidicoccus terrestris genome encodes these proteins:
- a CDS encoding DUF4836 family protein, with translation MMKKRIQSLYGTLLILFISLIFSACHKSANPGMAYIPKDANVVLSFNVKQMHDKLKDGNFNLDSLMNELKTQDSSFALLPYLNLKVPVLTFFKYKSSMMTGKDVLIGVVGQISDRPGFEKELVTIKPDKSIVKKDDYSYLLLDDNTAYVWNDKIITFYAGKDIAVQIPSLFHIKKDSSLTDDKTAIKILNGTGDVSIYSSSRDGMTGIPMLSMTKISDLIKGNYWGATLNFEKGEIVMNGDCYYNKTVEDLIKKNPSENINKAVLAHFPGKPLGLFQVSLNLKQIFSFLDYAGVTSMIEGYMKNLGITLDDVAKAFSGEIALAMQSATGSSMAPSTPKILTVVPIGDKSSFDKVMGAMAKMGAVEQINGQWVPKGMKAEDSWSFHSDDKSIVFSTDKDIATAYVSGTGQMEYPKNVDFSGKTCVAYADINGILTQMAASEKTSDSASLHLAIQTFEDVDLSATNIKGNHSSMDMTLRLKDKNQNSLPLLISTIQQFKKLDEAKAAQQSAVTDSLIVPLPPDLEDSPN, from the coding sequence ATGATGAAAAAAAGAATACAATCTCTTTATGGCACGCTGCTTATTTTATTTATCTCTCTGATATTCAGCGCCTGTCATAAATCTGCCAATCCTGGGATGGCTTATATCCCTAAAGATGCCAATGTTGTCCTGTCTTTTAATGTCAAACAAATGCACGACAAGCTAAAAGACGGCAATTTTAACCTGGACTCCTTAATGAATGAACTTAAAACGCAGGATAGCTCATTTGCGCTACTGCCCTACCTCAATTTAAAAGTTCCGGTCTTAACTTTTTTCAAGTATAAATCGTCCATGATGACCGGCAAGGATGTTTTAATTGGTGTTGTCGGCCAAATCAGTGACAGACCAGGCTTCGAAAAAGAACTGGTTACTATTAAACCGGACAAGAGTATCGTCAAAAAGGACGATTACAGCTATTTATTGCTTGACGATAATACCGCATACGTATGGAATGATAAAATCATCACTTTTTATGCGGGGAAAGATATAGCCGTACAGATACCTTCCTTATTCCATATCAAAAAGGATTCTTCACTTACGGATGATAAAACAGCGATCAAGATCCTCAACGGCACTGGAGATGTCAGCATTTATTCCAGCAGTCGTGATGGAATGACAGGCATTCCCATGTTATCCATGACCAAAATATCTGATCTGATCAAAGGTAACTACTGGGGAGCGACACTGAATTTTGAAAAAGGCGAAATTGTCATGAACGGCGACTGCTATTATAATAAAACAGTCGAGGACCTTATCAAAAAGAACCCCTCAGAAAATATCAATAAAGCGGTACTGGCCCATTTCCCAGGCAAACCTCTGGGCCTGTTTCAGGTCTCACTGAATCTCAAACAGATTTTTAGTTTTCTGGACTACGCCGGTGTTACCAGCATGATCGAAGGTTATATGAAGAATCTGGGCATCACGCTGGATGACGTGGCCAAAGCATTTTCCGGAGAGATTGCCCTGGCAATGCAGTCTGCTACCGGTAGCTCGATGGCTCCCTCCACGCCCAAAATATTGACCGTCGTTCCCATCGGCGATAAATCAAGTTTTGACAAGGTAATGGGTGCGATGGCGAAAATGGGGGCTGTGGAGCAGATAAATGGCCAGTGGGTGCCTAAAGGCATGAAGGCTGAAGATAGCTGGTCATTTCATTCAGACGACAAATCCATTGTGTTCAGCACGGACAAAGACATTGCCACGGCCTATGTTTCGGGTACGGGCCAGATGGAATATCCTAAGAATGTCGATTTTTCCGGCAAAACCTGCGTAGCCTATGCAGATATCAATGGCATACTTACCCAGATGGCCGCCAGCGAAAAGACTTCAGACTCAGCCTCTTTACATCTTGCTATACAGACTTTTGAAGATGTGGATCTTTCAGCGACGAACATCAAAGGCAATCACTCTTCCATGGATATGACTTTACGCTTAAAGGATAAGAATCAAAACAGTCTTCCACTGCTGATATCGACCATACAACAATTTAAAAAGTTAGACGAAGCTAAAGCAGCACAGCAGTCTGCCGTTACAGATTCCTTAATCGTGCCATTGCCGCCCGATTTGGAAGATTCTCCAAATTAA
- the lpxA gene encoding acyl-ACP--UDP-N-acetylglucosamine O-acyltransferase — protein MIQPHTYIHSGAKLAPNVKVDPFSVIHPDVVIGEGTWIGSNVTIMDGARIGKNCRIFPGAIISAIPQDLKFDGESTTVEIGDNTTIREFVSINRGTVDRHKTVIGSNCLVMAYSHIAHDCIIGNHCILSNNTQLAGHVVMGDWAIIAGMSAVHQFSKIGAHAYIGGGSLVSKDVPPYIKAIRQPLTYGGVNSVGLKRRGYTLVQINEILDIYRVIYNQGLNTTQALEYIEQEFRASDERDEIISFIRESERGIVKRGTKGGAIEE, from the coding sequence ATGATCCAACCGCATACCTATATTCACTCGGGTGCAAAACTGGCCCCGAATGTAAAAGTTGACCCATTTTCCGTTATCCATCCTGATGTTGTGATCGGTGAAGGAACATGGATTGGCAGTAATGTGACCATTATGGACGGAGCCCGTATCGGGAAGAACTGTCGAATATTCCCTGGCGCTATTATTTCAGCGATACCACAGGATTTAAAATTCGACGGAGAGTCTACGACGGTTGAGATCGGTGATAATACGACCATCAGGGAGTTCGTGAGTATTAACCGGGGTACGGTGGACCGCCACAAAACCGTGATTGGAAGTAATTGTCTGGTAATGGCCTATAGTCATATCGCTCACGATTGTATTATTGGTAATCATTGTATTTTGAGCAATAACACGCAGCTGGCTGGTCATGTTGTCATGGGAGACTGGGCTATTATTGCAGGGATGTCTGCAGTGCACCAATTCTCAAAGATCGGGGCACACGCCTATATTGGGGGTGGTAGCCTGGTCAGTAAAGATGTGCCTCCATATATAAAGGCGATTCGCCAGCCGTTAACCTATGGTGGTGTGAATAGCGTTGGTCTGAAGAGAAGAGGATACACATTGGTGCAGATTAATGAGATTCTGGATATCTACCGTGTTATTTACAATCAAGGGCTTAATACAACCCAGGCCCTGGAATACATAGAACAAGAGTTTAGAGCCAGCGATGAGCGTGATGAAATTATCTCCTTTATCAGAGAAAGCGAGCGTGGCATCGTAAAACGTGGTACCAAAGGCGGTGCCATTGAGGAATGA
- a CDS encoding ABC transporter ATP-binding protein, with translation MNITLDNAGKRFNRDWIFRSLSYRFETGKAYAIIGNNGSGKSTLLQSIGGATELSEGALSWQTATDNSNTTISQEHIHRYLSIVAPYLEVIEEMTAREFLDFHSSFKPLLSDFTTQQVLEAVQLKNAAAKQIRYFSSGMKQRIKLAQGLFTDVPVILLDEPCSNMDSAGFELYQSLISRFTRDRLVIVSSNDAEEYGFCREKIDIRDYKNSPANIKKEM, from the coding sequence ATGAATATTACCCTGGATAACGCTGGTAAAAGATTCAATCGTGACTGGATTTTCAGATCACTAAGCTACCGGTTTGAAACCGGTAAAGCCTACGCTATCATAGGGAATAACGGAAGTGGAAAGAGTACCTTACTGCAAAGTATCGGTGGCGCAACGGAGTTAAGTGAAGGAGCGCTTTCATGGCAAACTGCCACAGATAATTCAAATACAACCATCTCACAGGAACATATACATCGTTATTTAAGTATTGTTGCTCCCTATCTGGAAGTGATTGAAGAGATGACTGCCAGGGAATTTTTAGATTTTCACAGTAGCTTCAAACCATTACTCTCTGACTTTACCACTCAACAAGTGTTAGAAGCGGTACAATTAAAAAATGCGGCTGCCAAACAGATCCGCTATTTTTCAAGCGGAATGAAGCAGCGCATTAAGCTGGCACAGGGACTGTTTACAGATGTGCCGGTTATTTTGCTGGACGAACCCTGTTCCAATATGGACAGTGCTGGTTTTGAACTGTATCAATCACTCATCAGTCGTTTTACCAGGGATCGGCTGGTGATCGTCAGCAGTAATGATGCAGAGGAATATGGATTCTGTAGGGAAAAAATTGATATCCGGGATTATAAAAATTCGCCTGCAAACATTAAAAAGGAAATGTAG
- a CDS encoding GAF domain-containing protein has product MSESIVIIEGTKEEKYESLLPQISAIISGEADMIANMANISSALKEQFNWWWVGFYIVRRNQLVLGPFQGPIACTRIAPGRGVCGTAWLEDRVMIVEDVNQFPGHIACSSASKSEIVLPLHFNGKVIGVLDVDSEYLSHFDTTDQQYLEKLLKALEQNFTDEL; this is encoded by the coding sequence ATGTCAGAAAGCATTGTCATTATAGAAGGTACGAAAGAAGAAAAGTACGAAAGCCTGCTACCGCAGATTAGCGCAATTATTTCAGGAGAAGCAGATATGATCGCCAATATGGCGAATATTTCTTCCGCTTTAAAAGAGCAGTTTAACTGGTGGTGGGTGGGTTTTTATATCGTCAGACGCAACCAGTTAGTACTGGGGCCTTTCCAGGGACCGATTGCCTGTACCCGAATCGCTCCCGGTCGCGGTGTCTGTGGAACTGCCTGGCTGGAAGATAGAGTGATGATCGTTGAAGACGTGAATCAATTTCCGGGGCATATCGCCTGTAGTAGTGCCAGCAAGTCTGAGATTGTCCTGCCCCTCCATTTTAATGGGAAGGTCATCGGTGTCCTGGATGTTGATAGTGAGTATCTCTCTCATTTTGATACAACAGACCAGCAATATCTGGAAAAATTATTAAAAGCATTGGAACAAAACTTCACCGACGAGCTGTAA
- a CDS encoding LytR/AlgR family response regulator transcription factor, with product MLIKAIIIDDERPARAELKKLLQAYPEIEILDEAQNSKEAIEKIHEHNPDLIFLDIQMPGKNGFELLSELMSAPKVIFTTAFDEYALKAFEVNALDYLLKPIDSKRLAEAIQKLTLHVGVQTLQKENKTVLTENEQFFVKDGDKCWFVKLADVRLFESAGNYAKVYFDNYKPLILKSLNALEERLDEHHFFRVNRKHIVNLKWISRIEPYFNGGLLLELKNGEKIEVSRRQSAKFKEMMSL from the coding sequence ATGCTGATCAAAGCAATCATAATAGATGACGAAAGACCTGCAAGAGCCGAGCTAAAGAAGCTATTGCAGGCCTACCCCGAAATAGAGATTCTGGATGAAGCACAAAACAGTAAAGAAGCCATCGAGAAAATTCACGAGCACAATCCGGATCTGATCTTTCTGGACATCCAGATGCCGGGAAAAAACGGATTTGAGCTGCTCAGTGAACTCATGAGCGCCCCCAAGGTAATCTTCACAACGGCTTTTGATGAATACGCCTTAAAAGCTTTTGAAGTCAATGCTTTGGACTACCTACTCAAACCTATCGACTCCAAGCGCCTTGCGGAAGCGATCCAGAAACTGACCTTACACGTAGGTGTCCAGACCCTGCAAAAAGAAAACAAGACCGTGCTCACAGAGAACGAACAATTCTTTGTTAAGGACGGTGATAAATGCTGGTTTGTCAAGTTGGCGGATGTCCGCTTATTTGAAAGCGCCGGCAACTATGCCAAAGTTTATTTTGATAACTATAAGCCCCTGATCCTAAAATCACTAAACGCGCTGGAAGAAAGGCTGGACGAACATCATTTTTTCCGGGTCAACCGCAAGCACATTGTCAATCTTAAATGGATCTCCCGTATCGAGCCTTATTTTAATGGGGGTTTATTACTGGAACTCAAGAATGGTGAAAAGATAGAAGTCAGCAGAAGGCAATCAGCAAAATTTAAGGAAATGATGAGCTTATAA
- a CDS encoding sensor histidine kinase, translating into MKKIPIFWPVQILGWLCYYVIVSFLYLSIAPRILPNFLLVGGMEVICLILITSILRFIIIRLGILQKRLSGQIIFLFVSAIIVSLINTICSQAIDVFFKVPSRSAHKESLLFLVWVGNFAIILIWNLLYFAYHYVVKSNKEILDKARLESVVKELQLKTIKAHINPHFIFNALNSIRYLVDENPDQARYAITELSKLLRSSMHAENISTTRLSSEIEIVQSYLELEKIRFEERLEVKWSLAPAAYDFQVPPMMLQTLVENSIKHGISHQIEGGVIEISATAQNNILHLRIENTGKLVLREKSDSFGIKSTRNRLQLLFGDQASFSIYQSDHDTVVVDIKIPAIEHEITANP; encoded by the coding sequence ATGAAAAAGATTCCCATATTTTGGCCTGTGCAGATCCTCGGATGGCTCTGTTATTATGTCATAGTCAGCTTTCTGTATCTGAGCATTGCACCGCGGATTCTGCCCAACTTTTTACTGGTAGGCGGAATGGAAGTTATCTGCCTCATTCTGATCACATCAATATTACGATTTATTATCATTCGATTAGGCATATTGCAGAAACGCTTATCCGGCCAGATCATATTTCTGTTTGTCTCGGCGATTATCGTCTCTCTTATTAACACCATCTGCAGCCAGGCGATCGATGTCTTCTTTAAAGTGCCTAGCAGATCTGCTCATAAAGAATCACTTCTGTTTTTGGTCTGGGTTGGTAATTTTGCGATTATCCTGATATGGAACCTCCTTTATTTTGCCTACCACTATGTTGTTAAAAGCAATAAAGAGATTCTGGATAAGGCAAGGCTGGAATCCGTCGTAAAAGAATTGCAGCTGAAGACCATCAAAGCACATATCAATCCCCATTTTATTTTTAATGCCTTAAACAGCATTCGGTATTTGGTAGATGAGAATCCGGACCAGGCCCGGTACGCTATTACCGAACTCAGCAAACTACTGCGCAGCAGCATGCATGCAGAGAATATCAGCACCACCAGATTATCTTCAGAAATAGAGATCGTACAGTCTTACTTAGAACTGGAGAAGATCCGTTTTGAAGAAAGGCTGGAAGTCAAGTGGTCACTCGCGCCCGCAGCATATGATTTTCAGGTACCTCCGATGATGCTGCAGACCTTGGTTGAAAACAGTATTAAACACGGTATCAGTCACCAGATCGAAGGTGGTGTCATCGAGATTTCCGCGACAGCGCAAAACAACATATTGCATCTGCGCATTGAAAATACGGGAAAATTAGTCCTGCGGGAAAAAAGCGATAGCTTTGGGATTAAGAGCACCCGCAACAGATTACAATTACTATTTGGAGATCAAGCCAGCTTCTCTATTTATCAATCCGATCACGATACGGTTGTCGTGGACATTAAAATCCCGGCTATCGAACATGAAATAACCGCTAATCCATAA
- the dxs gene encoding 1-deoxy-D-xylulose-5-phosphate synthase, translating to MQIEPGALLKTINSPEDLKKLDASQLHQVCEELRQYIIDVVSVHGGHFAASLGVVELTVALHYIYNTPYDQLVWDVGHQAYGHKILTGRRDNFYTNRKYKGLSGFPKRSESPYDTFGVGHSSTSISAALGMAIAAKYKAEDRKSVAIIGDGALTAGIAFEAMNHAGVSDADMLIILNDNNMSIDPNVGALKEYLTDISVSRTYNKFKEDVWNALGKLPIGKGLTRAMASKLADSLKGMVNKSSNLFESFKIRYFGPIDGHNITNLVATLKELKKIPGPKILHIITVKGKGYAPAEKEQTKWHAPGLFDKITGEIYKKKFEVAQPPKYQDVFGHTLVELAEQNPLVMGVTPAMPSGCSMKFMMEAMPDRAFDVGICEQHAVTVSAGMATQGLKVFCNIYSSFMQRAFDQVVHDVAIQKLPVIICLDRAGLVGEDGPTHHGAYDIAYFRCIPNMVLSAPMNEQELRNLMYTAQLEKTDFPMVIRYPRGNGVMPDWKKSLQEIEIGKGRRLKEGKDLAILTYGHPGNFAAAAIREVAGEGIEPAHYDMRFCKPLDEDLLHEVFQNYDKIITVEDGTVKGGFGSAILEFMATHHYQATVEIMGIPDRIVEHGTPKELIAESGFDTTAISAKIREMLASSQATAKTEVIRSDYKPQS from the coding sequence ATGCAGATCGAACCCGGCGCCTTACTGAAGACGATCAATAGTCCCGAGGACCTAAAGAAACTGGATGCTTCTCAGCTACATCAGGTATGTGAGGAGTTGAGGCAATATATTATTGATGTGGTAAGTGTCCACGGAGGGCATTTTGCAGCTAGTCTGGGTGTCGTTGAATTGACGGTAGCCTTACATTATATTTACAATACGCCTTATGATCAGCTGGTCTGGGATGTCGGTCATCAGGCCTATGGCCATAAGATCCTGACTGGCCGAAGAGATAATTTCTATACGAACAGAAAATATAAAGGACTAAGCGGCTTTCCTAAGCGCAGTGAAAGCCCTTATGATACTTTCGGAGTGGGGCATTCCTCGACTTCAATATCTGCGGCTTTAGGTATGGCCATTGCGGCTAAGTATAAAGCTGAGGATCGCAAATCTGTGGCTATTATAGGGGATGGGGCATTAACCGCCGGTATTGCCTTTGAGGCTATGAATCATGCCGGTGTCAGCGATGCGGATATGCTGATCATTCTCAATGATAACAACATGAGTATCGACCCCAATGTCGGGGCACTCAAAGAATATCTGACCGATATTTCTGTATCAAGGACCTATAATAAGTTTAAGGAAGATGTCTGGAACGCGCTGGGTAAACTGCCTATTGGGAAAGGCTTGACCCGGGCTATGGCCAGTAAGCTGGCTGATAGCCTGAAAGGTATGGTCAACAAAAGTTCCAATTTATTCGAATCCTTTAAGATCCGGTATTTTGGCCCTATAGATGGACATAATATTACCAATCTCGTGGCTACACTGAAAGAACTAAAGAAGATTCCGGGTCCTAAGATCCTGCATATTATTACAGTGAAAGGCAAGGGCTATGCCCCTGCAGAAAAGGAGCAGACTAAATGGCATGCACCCGGGCTATTTGATAAAATCACCGGCGAAATCTATAAAAAGAAATTTGAAGTCGCACAGCCTCCCAAATACCAGGATGTCTTCGGGCATACCTTGGTTGAGTTGGCTGAGCAAAATCCTTTGGTAATGGGTGTTACACCGGCTATGCCGAGTGGCTGTTCCATGAAATTTATGATGGAAGCGATGCCGGACCGGGCCTTTGATGTGGGTATCTGTGAGCAGCATGCCGTAACAGTGTCCGCCGGTATGGCTACCCAAGGGTTGAAGGTATTCTGTAATATCTACTCTTCTTTTATGCAGCGGGCGTTTGACCAGGTAGTGCATGATGTAGCTATTCAGAAGCTGCCAGTAATCATTTGCCTGGACAGAGCCGGTTTGGTAGGCGAAGATGGCCCAACACATCATGGCGCCTACGATATTGCATATTTCCGTTGTATTCCCAATATGGTACTCTCTGCACCCATGAATGAACAAGAGCTGCGCAATCTGATGTATACAGCACAGCTGGAGAAGACAGATTTTCCAATGGTCATTCGCTATCCCAGAGGCAATGGTGTTATGCCAGACTGGAAAAAATCTCTTCAGGAAATAGAGATCGGGAAAGGCCGCCGTCTGAAAGAAGGAAAAGACCTGGCAATCCTAACCTACGGGCATCCGGGTAATTTTGCCGCAGCAGCCATCAGAGAGGTGGCCGGCGAGGGAATAGAGCCTGCGCACTACGATATGCGCTTTTGCAAACCATTAGATGAGGACTTACTTCATGAAGTCTTCCAGAACTATGATAAGATCATTACGGTTGAAGATGGTACCGTTAAGGGTGGGTTCGGCAGTGCCATACTGGAATTTATGGCCACACACCATTATCAGGCTACGGTAGAGATCATGGGAATACCTGACAGGATCGTGGAACATGGTACGCCAAAGGAACTCATCGCGGAATCAGGTTTTGACACCACAGCCATCAGTGCTAAAATCCGTGAAATGCTTGCATCCTCGCAGGCCACAGCTAAAACGGAGGTGATCCGGTCGGATTATAAGCCTCAATCTTAG
- the serS gene encoding serine--tRNA ligase produces MLQVALLRQDPEAVKRKLSIKNFQEISLVDEIIQLDDERKSTQARFDEVQSKINAASKNIGALMAQGKKQEADTLKAEITALKPTLEPIKARYTEIEDTLFNKLVLLPNLPQDEVPAGKSADDNEIVRQNGETLLPAGGNQPHWDLIQSYELVDFETGAKITGRGFPVYTGQGAKFQRALIQYFLDFNTEAGYREFIPPFMVNEASAFATGQLPDKEGQMYHVTEDNFYLIPTAEVPVTNIYRDVILQQEELPLKLTAYSPCFRREAGSFGKDVRGLNRVHQFEKVEIIQITHPDKSNEAFQQMVTHVEKLLQSLELPYRILRLCGADMSFTSAVTYDFEVFSGAQERWLEVSSVSNFETYQANRLKCRFKNEAGKTQLVHTLNGSSLALPRIVAALLENNQTPVGIRIPQVLRPYFGKELITK; encoded by the coding sequence ATGTTACAGGTAGCATTATTAAGACAGGACCCGGAGGCGGTCAAGCGCAAATTAAGCATTAAGAATTTTCAGGAGATCAGCCTGGTGGACGAGATCATTCAACTCGATGATGAAAGAAAATCCACGCAAGCCAGATTTGATGAAGTCCAGTCCAAAATAAATGCTGCTTCAAAGAACATAGGTGCCTTAATGGCGCAGGGTAAAAAACAGGAAGCCGATACCCTGAAAGCAGAGATTACTGCGCTGAAACCGACACTGGAGCCTATTAAAGCCCGTTATACAGAGATCGAAGACACGCTTTTTAATAAATTAGTACTACTGCCTAATTTGCCACAGGATGAAGTGCCTGCGGGCAAAAGCGCAGACGATAATGAGATTGTTCGTCAAAACGGGGAGACGCTGCTTCCGGCGGGCGGTAATCAACCACATTGGGACCTGATTCAAAGTTACGAACTGGTTGACTTTGAGACGGGGGCGAAAATTACAGGAAGAGGATTTCCTGTGTATACAGGGCAAGGGGCTAAGTTCCAGAGAGCGTTAATCCAGTATTTTCTGGACTTTAATACCGAAGCAGGATACAGAGAGTTTATTCCGCCGTTTATGGTGAATGAGGCATCTGCTTTCGCTACCGGACAGCTGCCTGATAAGGAAGGACAGATGTATCACGTAACAGAAGATAATTTTTATTTGATTCCTACTGCAGAAGTACCCGTGACCAATATTTACAGAGACGTCATTTTGCAACAGGAAGAGCTTCCTCTTAAGCTTACAGCATATTCCCCTTGCTTTAGAAGAGAGGCGGGCAGCTTTGGTAAAGACGTACGTGGACTGAATCGTGTACACCAGTTTGAAAAGGTCGAGATTATTCAGATTACGCATCCGGATAAATCTAATGAAGCGTTCCAGCAAATGGTGACTCATGTAGAAAAACTATTACAGTCACTGGAATTGCCTTATCGGATTCTCAGGCTCTGTGGCGCAGACATGAGTTTTACCAGCGCGGTTACCTATGATTTTGAAGTATTCAGCGGTGCGCAGGAACGTTGGCTGGAGGTGAGTAGCGTCAGCAATTTTGAGACCTATCAAGCCAACCGCTTAAAATGCCGTTTCAAAAATGAGGCGGGCAAGACGCAATTGGTGCATACCCTGAACGGAAGTTCACTGGCCTTACCAAGAATAGTCGCAGCCTTGCTGGAAAATAACCAAACGCCCGTCGGCATCCGCATTCCTCAGGTACTGAGACCTTATTTTGGCAAGGAGCTGATCACTAAATAG